Sequence from the Caldilineales bacterium genome:
CGGCCGCCATGTCTTCGCCGCCTCGCAGGTGGCGGGCGTGATGGGCGGCTCGTTGGGCGAGATGCATGCCAACAAGATCGTCAAGGTGATGCAGATGGCGCTCAAATATGGCGCCCCTTTCATCGCCCTCAACGACTCCGGCGGCGCCCGCATCCAGGAGGGCGTGGACAGTCTGGCCGGCTATGCCAAAATCTTCGACGCCAACTGCGAAGCCTCCGGCGTCATCCCCCAGCTTTCGGTCATCCTGGGGCCGTGCGCGGGCGGCGCCGTCTACTCCCCGGCCCTCACCGATTTCGTGTTCATGACCGAGAACTCCTACATGTTCATCACCGGGCCAGAGGTGGTGCGGGCGGTGATGCAGGAACAGGTCAGCTTCGAGGAACTGGGCGGCGGCCTCATCCACAGCAAGGAAAGCGGGGTGAGCCACTTCTTGTCGAAAGACGACCGCGAATGCCTCGTGCTCGTGCGCGACCTGCTCGGCTACCTGCCTGCCACCAACCAGGACGACCCGCCCTACATCCCGCCGGTGGATGATCCCGACCGCCGCTGCCCAGAACTGGAAGAACTCGTCCCGGTCGATTCCCGCCGCCCTTACGATGTCCGCAAGGTGATCGCCAGCATCTTCGATGATGGCCGCTTCTTGGAAGTGCACCGGCTGTGGGCCGAGAACATGGTGGTGGGTTTCGCCCGGTTGAACGGCTGGGTGGTGGGTGTGGTGGCCAACCAGCCGATGGTGTTGGCGGGCTGCATCGACATCAAAGCCTCGATCAAGGCCGCCCACTTCATCCGCACCTGCGATGCCTTCAACATCCCCATCATCACCCTCCAAGATGTGCCCGGCTTCCTGCCCGGCCGCCATCAGGAATATGGCGGCATCATCCGCAACGGCGCCCGCATGATCTACGCCTACTCGGAGGCGACCGTGCCTAAGCTCATGGTCATCACCCGCAAGAGTTACGGCGGCGCCTATTGCATGATGAGCAGCAAGGGGCTGCGCGGCGACCTCCTGTACGCCTGGCCCAACGCCGAAATCGCGGTTATGGGCGCCGAAGGCGCTGTCAATGTCTTGTTCAAAAAAGAGGTCTCGGCCGCACCCGACCCCGACGCCAAACGCAAGGAACTGGTGGCCGATTACGAAGAACGTTTCAACAACCCCTATGTCTGCGCCGCCCGCGGCCTGATCGACGATGTGATCGAGCCGCGCGACACCCGCCGCGTCCTCATCCGCGCCCTCGAAGTCACCCTCTCGAAGCGCGAACGCCATCAGCCGAAAAAGCACGGCTTATCGCCTGCATAGTAGTAGTTGGTAATTGGCTATGAGTAATAACCAATTACCAATTACCAATAACTAATAACCAACCCTATGTTCAAAAAAGTCCTCATCGCCAATCGCGGCGAAATCGCCGTCCGCATCATCCGCACTTGTCGGGACATGGGAATCAAGACGGTGGCCGTCTATGCGCCCTCTGACCAGGACTCATTGCACGTGCGCCTGGCCGACGAATCCCTGCCGTTGCGCTCGCCCGAACGCTATGCCGATGCCGAAGCCCTGCTGGCCACTGCCCGTGCGACCGGCGCCGAAGCCATCCACCCCGGCTACGGCTTCGTGGCCGAAAATGCCGCTTTTGCCGCCATGTGCCAGGAGACAGGCGTCGTCTTCATCGGGCCTTCGCCTGCCACCCTGGCCCGTTTCGAGCGCAAAGCGGCCATGCTCACCACTGCCGACGAAGCCGGATTCTGCACGCCGCCCCACACCGACGCCTGCTTCGACGCCCAGGATGAGCAAGCCCTGACGGCCGCCGCCGCAGGGCTGGGCTACCCGGTCGTGATCAAGTCCTGCCGGGGCGGTCGCGGTCGCGGCACGCGCCTGGCCTTCCGCGCCGAACGGCTGGCCGAGTTGGTGCGCAATGCTCAGGCCGAGGCCCAACGCATCTATGGCGATAGCCTGGTCTATCTCGAGCGCGCCGTCTGGCCGGCCTATCATGTCGATGTCCAGATCCTGGCCGACCACCACGGCCACATCATCCACCTGGGCGAGCGCTGCAGCTCGTTGCAGCAACACAACCAGAAGCTCATCACCGAGACGCCCGCCCCCTGTCTCACCCCTCGCCAGCGCCAACACGTCTGCCAGGCGGCGGTCAACCTCGCCCGGCTGTTCGACTTTCGCGGCGCCGGCACGGTCGAATTTCTGGTCGGCAGCGAAGGGACGGCCTGCTTCAGCGACTTCAAGGGCCGGATCCAGGTGGAGCACCCCACCACCGAAATGGTCAGCGGCGTCGATATCGTGGCCGAACAGCTGGCCATCGCCGCCGGTCAGCCGCTGCGCCTGCGTCAGGAAGACGTGAACCTGAGCGGTTGGGCCATGCAATGCCGGATCAATGCCGAAGACCCGTGGAACCACTTCTTGCCCAGCCCCGGCATCCTGCATCGCTTCCGGCTGCCCGGCGGGCTGAATGTGCGCGTGGACACCTATGGCTACGGCGGCTGTATCGTCCCCGTGCGTTACGACTCGCTGCTGGCGCTGGTCGTGACCTGGGCCGAAGACCGCGCCGCCTGCATCCGGCGGATGCAGAGGGCCTTGCAGGACTTCGTCATCCTCGGCGTCCAGACCAACGCGGCGCTGCACCAACGCATCGTCGAACACCCCGACTTCATCGATGGCCGCTACGACACCGACTTCATCCATCACGCCCAGCTCGCCGACCCCGCCCCCCTGGCCGACCTGAGCGATGTGGCCATCGCCGCCGCCGTCGCTTACGAGCGCCGCAACAAAACCCCGCGCCCGGTGCAGCCCCAGCGCCTGCAATCGGGCTGGCATCGCTCGCTGCGGCAACTGCCGGTCTGATCCCGCGCCCGGCTGGCAAAGAGAGATTCTAGCTATGAGCATCCTACGCGTCACCCTCGATGGCAAGACCTACGACATCCGTTTGCAGGCCGATCCATCCGACCCCGAACACTTCCTGGCCGAGGTGGATGGCCGGACGGTGGAAGTCATCGCCCCGCTTGGCGACAACCAGAACTTGTTGGAGTGGGCGATCATCGGCAACAAGCCCTACGAGTTGGCCCTTGACAAAGACCTAGATTGGATTCACACCTGGAGCGGACGCCACACCCTGGCCATCCGCGACCTGGAGGCGGCGTTTGTGCGTATGCCCGGCGGCGATGGTCGGGTGAAGGCGCCCATCCCCGGCCTCATCGCCAGGCTGCTGGTCGAGGCCGGGACGCCGGTCGAGATCGGCCAGCCGCTGCTGGTGTTGGAGGCGATGAAGATGGAGAACGAAATCCGGGCCACGCGCTCAGGGATCATCGCCGACCTGCGCGTGCAGCCTGGCCAGACGGTGATGATGGGCGAGGTGCTGGCCGAGATCGCCTGAGATGCAACGACGCCGTTCTGCCTTTGCCCGCCCCCTTGCGGTCTGCTACAATCGCGCCAGTGTTTCTGGCAAGCCGATTGCTCATCGACGAGGCAGCTATGACCCTGGCAACCGCACGTGATCTATCGATCATCCTTCTGGCCATTGAGGCATTCGTATTCGCTTTGGTTATTGGGGCGGCGTTGTATTTCGTGACGCGGGGGATGCGTAGGGGCAACCAATGGCTGCGCACGATCGGTTTTCCCGAGGCCCAACGCTACGCCCGCCTGATCGCCGAACAAACCCAGGTCTATAGCGACAAAGTCACCCGGCCCATCGTCCAGGTCGAAACCTCTACCCACCGCGCCCGCCGGACGGTGGCCGCCGTGCCGGGGCTGTTCCGCAACCGCCGTTCCAGGAGATAGCATGATCACACGAACTCAAAGCCGCACTCAAAGCCGCACCTCCGACCGCAGCCGCTTCATCCTCATCGGCGCGCTGATAGGCGCTGCCATTGGTCTGGTGGGGGCGCTGGTGGCCGCCGGCACGCTGGAAGAACGCCGGCGTCGCAGCGAATCCGGCATCGTCCCGGCGCCGCCCAAGCTCGGAGACACCGTCAAATTCGCCATCGCCGCCCTGATGCTGTTGCGGCAGTTTGCCGATCTGCTCACACCAGGCGATTGACGCCGCCAGGCCGGTTGGCACGCGGGCGAGACGACCCTGCCCCTGCCGCCGACCCCAAACAACCCCAAATCAAACTGGAGAAGCCTCATGGCAACGAAGGTAGGCACGAGTGAACGGCCCTTGCGCATCGCCATCATTGGCGCAGGGCCGTCTGGTTTCTATGCCGCACAGGCCCTCTTGGGCCAGCAAGACTATCAGGTGGCGATCGATATCATCGACCATCTGCCCGCCCCCTTTGGCCTGGTGCGCTACGGCGTGGCGCCCGACCACCAGAAAATCAAATCCGTCACCAAAGTCTACGAGAAGATTGCCGAAGACCCGCGCGTCCGCTTCCTGGGCAATGTCACTTTCGGCGTCGATCTCAGCCACGATGACATCCGCGCCCATTACGACCAGGTGATCTATGCCGTGGGCGCCCAAACCGACCGGCGGCTCGGCGTCCCTGGCGAAGACCTGGCCGGCAGCTACCCCGCCACCGAGTTCGTGGCCTGGTACAACGGCCACCCCGACTACGCCGACCGCACGTTCGACCTTTCCTGCAAGAGCGTGGCCGTGATCGGCGTGGGCAATGTGGCCATGGATGTGGCCCGCATCCTGGCCCTCTCGCCCGCCGAGCTGGAGCAGACCGACATTGCCGACTATGCCCTGGAGGCATTGCGCCACAGCCAGGTCGAAGACATCTATGTCATCGCCCGCCGCGGCCCGGCCCAGGTGAAATTCACCAACCCCGAGCTGCGCGAGTTGGACGAGTTGGAGGGCGCCGATGTCATCGTCGCTGGCGAAGAACTGGACATCGACCCGCTCAGCGCCGCCTCCATCGCCGACAACCGCGAGGCCCAGACCAACATCGACATCCTCCGCCACTATGCCGAAATGGGGCCTCAAGGCAAAGGCAAGCGCATCCATTTCCTCTTCCTGCGCTCGCCGGTCGAGCTCATCGGCGATGAGAACGGCAACATGACCCACATCCGGCTGGAGAAGAACGAGTTGCGGCCCGACGACCGCGGCGGTCTGAACTCACACGGTCGCGGCGAGTACGAGACGCTGGCGGTGGGGATGGTGATGCGTTCGATCGGCTACAAAGGCGAGCCGCTGCCCGGCGTGCCCTTCCACGCCAAGTGGGGCGTGATCGCGAACGAAAACGGACGGGTGGCCGAATACGGCACGGGCAAGATAGTTCCCGGCGAGTACTGCGTCGGCTGGATCAAGCGCGGGCCGACGGGCATCATCGGCACCAACAAGCCCGACTCGGTGGCCACCGTGCGCCTGCTGCTAGAGGACACCCCCACCATCGCCCCCATCGACGACGACAAGGCCCACCCCGACGCCGTAACGGCGCTGCTGCAAGCACGCGGGGTGCGTTTTGTCGGCTGGGCCGAGTGGCAGATGATCGACGCCGCCGAGGTGGCAGCCGGGGAGAAGTTGGGCCGGCCTCGCCTCAAGATCACCTCCGTTGCCCAGATGTTGGTGACGGTGCAACAGGCCATCGAAGCCGCAACCCTGGACATCCTGATCATCGGCGGCGGCCCAGCCGGGCTGTATGCCGGCTTCTATGCCGGGCTGCGCCAACTCAAGACCCGCATCCTCGAGGCCATGCCGATGGTGGGTGGCCAGCTGTCTGCCCTTTACCCCGAGCTGATCGTCTATGACGCCCCCGGCTTCTTCCGCATCGAAGCCCGCGAGCTGGTCAATGCCCTGCGCACCCAGACCGAACGCTTTGGCGGGATGGTGGACATCTGCTGCAATTGCCAGGCGCTGGCGATCGAACACCAACCAGACGGCCTCTTCACCGTCAAGGATAGCCAGGGACGCACCCATCGCGCCCGCCGGCTGATCCTGGCCACGGGCATCGGCGCCATCACACCGATCAAACTGGACAACACCAGCGTCAAACG
This genomic interval carries:
- a CDS encoding acyl-CoA carboxylase subunit beta, yielding MELTFDPHIQKLRQRKAIAAGSDKETDAQHQKGRLTARERLDLLFDPGTFEEIDTLALPRTEKYLDGRASRYGDGVITGFGLVNGRHVFAASQVAGVMGGSLGEMHANKIVKVMQMALKYGAPFIALNDSGGARIQEGVDSLAGYAKIFDANCEASGVIPQLSVILGPCAGGAVYSPALTDFVFMTENSYMFITGPEVVRAVMQEQVSFEELGGGLIHSKESGVSHFLSKDDRECLVLVRDLLGYLPATNQDDPPYIPPVDDPDRRCPELEELVPVDSRRPYDVRKVIASIFDDGRFLEVHRLWAENMVVGFARLNGWVVGVVANQPMVLAGCIDIKASIKAAHFIRTCDAFNIPIITLQDVPGFLPGRHQEYGGIIRNGARMIYAYSEATVPKLMVITRKSYGGAYCMMSSKGLRGDLLYAWPNAEIAVMGAEGAVNVLFKKEVSAAPDPDAKRKELVADYEERFNNPYVCAARGLIDDVIEPRDTRRVLIRALEVTLSKRERHQPKKHGLSPA
- a CDS encoding ATP-grasp domain-containing protein: MFKKVLIANRGEIAVRIIRTCRDMGIKTVAVYAPSDQDSLHVRLADESLPLRSPERYADAEALLATARATGAEAIHPGYGFVAENAAFAAMCQETGVVFIGPSPATLARFERKAAMLTTADEAGFCTPPHTDACFDAQDEQALTAAAAGLGYPVVIKSCRGGRGRGTRLAFRAERLAELVRNAQAEAQRIYGDSLVYLERAVWPAYHVDVQILADHHGHIIHLGERCSSLQQHNQKLITETPAPCLTPRQRQHVCQAAVNLARLFDFRGAGTVEFLVGSEGTACFSDFKGRIQVEHPTTEMVSGVDIVAEQLAIAAGQPLRLRQEDVNLSGWAMQCRINAEDPWNHFLPSPGILHRFRLPGGLNVRVDTYGYGGCIVPVRYDSLLALVVTWAEDRAACIRRMQRALQDFVILGVQTNAALHQRIVEHPDFIDGRYDTDFIHHAQLADPAPLADLSDVAIAAAVAYERRNKTPRPVQPQRLQSGWHRSLRQLPV
- a CDS encoding biotin/lipoyl-binding protein: MSILRVTLDGKTYDIRLQADPSDPEHFLAEVDGRTVEVIAPLGDNQNLLEWAIIGNKPYELALDKDLDWIHTWSGRHTLAIRDLEAAFVRMPGGDGRVKAPIPGLIARLLVEAGTPVEIGQPLLVLEAMKMENEIRATRSGIIADLRVQPGQTVMMGEVLAEIA
- a CDS encoding FAD-dependent oxidoreductase — protein: MATKVGTSERPLRIAIIGAGPSGFYAAQALLGQQDYQVAIDIIDHLPAPFGLVRYGVAPDHQKIKSVTKVYEKIAEDPRVRFLGNVTFGVDLSHDDIRAHYDQVIYAVGAQTDRRLGVPGEDLAGSYPATEFVAWYNGHPDYADRTFDLSCKSVAVIGVGNVAMDVARILALSPAELEQTDIADYALEALRHSQVEDIYVIARRGPAQVKFTNPELRELDELEGADVIVAGEELDIDPLSAASIADNREAQTNIDILRHYAEMGPQGKGKRIHFLFLRSPVELIGDENGNMTHIRLEKNELRPDDRGGLNSHGRGEYETLAVGMVMRSIGYKGEPLPGVPFHAKWGVIANENGRVAEYGTGKIVPGEYCVGWIKRGPTGIIGTNKPDSVATVRLLLEDTPTIAPIDDDKAHPDAVTALLQARGVRFVGWAEWQMIDAAEVAAGEKLGRPRLKITSVAQMLVTVQQAIEAATLDILIIGGGPAGLYAGFYAGLRQLKTRILEAMPMVGGQLSALYPELIVYDAPGFFRIEARELVNALRTQTERFGGMVDICCNCQALAIEHQPDGLFTVKDSQGRTHRARRLILATGIGAITPIKLDNTSVKRFEGKGVHYFARDRAEFQGKRVLIVGGGDSAVLWALNLKDWAAQVTLIHRQDKFRAKEANRAEMMERGIEVRTFHEIKEIKGRGRVEQVVLVDTRSGVESELAVDAVILALGYRSERAFVQGLGLAMDGSGIKVSGLMQTSVEGMYAVGDVAKPDNGINFRLIATGLGEAAIAANHACHSLRPEKPIVPQHSSMMRL